The following is a genomic window from Geminicoccus roseus DSM 18922.
GTCCCCGGGTTCCTTTTTCCCGAACGAACCCGAGAAATGACGAAACGAACCCGAGGAGTGAGCCAAAATCAATGAGTTGGCTTTTTTCGACAGTTCGGATCAGCTGCGGGCGATCGACTCCCTGAGTTCGTCCGCCGTCGCCGGCCGCCGCCCCAGGGCCTGGAACGCCGCTGCGGCCGCCCGGATCTGCGCCGCGTTGTCGGAAGCCGGGCTGCCGTCCGCCGCCAGCCGGTTGTTCTCGAAGCCGATCCGGACATGGCCGCCCAGCAACGCCGCGGTCGCCGCGCAGTCGCGTTCCTGCGCCCCGAACGCGCACATCATCCAGTGCCAGGCCGGATCGCCTGCCTGGAGGAACGGCAGCAGGTCCAGGGGCTCGGAGCGCTGGCCCGGGCTGTAGCGCCCGAGCACGTAGAGCACGGACGGCCGCTCCACCGGCACCACCCCACGCGCCACCAAGTCCCGGAACCGCGCCACGTCGGTGGCGTCGTAGAGGATGTGCTGCAGCCAGATCCCCTCCTGCCGGCACCAGCCATAGAACTCAGCCGCCTGCTTCTCGCTGGCCGCATCCGGGGCCAGCTCGCGCAGCGCCACCGACGCCGCCTCCGGCCGGACCGCCCGGACCAGGGCCATCTGCGCGTCGGGCTGGTAGAGCCCCACCGCCTCGGTCGTCACCTGGATCACGAGGCGCTGCCCGACCGCCGCCCGCACCGCCGCCATGCCTTCCCGGACCAGGTCCGGGTCGAGCGAGTGCCGGTCCTGGGCGTCGCGGGCGTGCAGATGGATCATGCACGCCCCTGCCTCCAGGCAGGCGCTGGCGGTGCTGGCCAGCTCCGCCGGCGTGATCGGTAGGGCCGGATGGTCCGCCTTGGTGAGCCGCGCTCCGTTCGGCGCCACCGCGATCGCCACCGGTGCCCGCATCGTCATCGTTCCGTCCTCCGTCGCGCGTGCAGCAGCGCCACCAGGGTCGCATCCCGCAGCGCTTCCAGTTCCTCGATCGACCGTCCGGCCGCCTCGGCCTCCACCCCGGCGACCAGGTCGGCCTTCAGCTTGTCGGTCAGGGACGGCCGGCCCAGATCCTGCCAGCGCCGCTCCTGGCTCGGGCCCAGATGGTCCAGATAGTGGCGGATCCCGCCCTTGCCGCCGCCTAAGTGGTAGGTGAGGTGGGCGCCCATGGTCGCCCAGCGAAGGCCAGGCCCGTCCCGCAGGGCCGCATCGATCTCCGCGACCGACGCCACCCCCTGCTCCACCAGATGCACCGCCTCCTGGTAGAGGGCCGAGGACAGCCGGTTGGCGATGTGCCCGCGCATCTCCTTTTTCAGCCGCACCGGCCGCATCCCGAGCCCCGCATAGAAGGCTTCGGCCCGGTCCAGCACCGCCGGATCGCTGCCGAACAGCTCGACCAGCGGGACCAGATGCGGCGGATTGAAGGGATGCGCGACGATCACCCGCTCCGGGTCCCTGCATGTCCCGGTCAGCTCGCTCCACAGCAGGGACGAGGTGCTGCTGGCGATGATCGCTCCTGCCGGCGTCGCCTCGTCCAGCCGCCGCAGCAGGTCGGCCTTGAACGCCTGCTTTTCCGGCGCGTTCTCCTGGACGAAGTCGGCACTGGCCACCGCCTTTTCAGGGGAAGCCGCCAGGCAGAGCCGGCCATGTCCTGTCCTGCCGAGTTCCCTCAGGCTGGCAAGGCTGGGCGCGAGCGCCGCTTCCAGTGTCGCGAGATCGTCCACGGCCGGGTCGTGGACGGTCACGTCGCTGCCGTTGGCCAGGAACAGGGCGGTCCAGCCGACGCCGACCGTGCCGAAGCCGATCACCGCCACCTGTCGGATGGAAGACTGCGCCACCTCTGTCTCTCTCCCGGATCTGTCGCCGGGGACAAGTGACCCGCGCTGCCGCCCATGGTCCAGCCCCAAAACGGAAAAGGGGCGGGGTCCGCTTCGCGCGGACACCGCCCCTTCCATCCGAGCGTCGGTGGCTGGAGGACCTACTCCGCCGGCACCTCGGCCGCCGTTACCGGTGGCGCCGCCCGCTTGCGGCTGAAGGTCTTGCGCACCGCCACGAAGAACAGCGGCACGAACAGGATCCCCAGGAAGGTGGCGGCGATCACGCCACCCAGCACGCCGATGCCGATCGCGTTCTGTCCACCGGAGCCCGCCCCGGTCGAGATCGCCAGCGGCGTCACGCCCAGGCCAAACGCCAGCGAGGTCATGATGATCGGCCGCAGCCGCAGCCGCGCCGCCTCCAGGGTCGCCTCCATCAGGCCCTTGCCCGCCTCGTTCAGGTCCTTGGCGAACTCGACGATCAGGATCGCGTTCTTCGCGGCCAGGCCGATCGTGGTGAGCAGGCCCACCTGGAAGAACACGTCGTTGGACAGCCCCGTCGACAACGCCGCCGCCAGGGCGCCGAGCACGCCGAGAGGTACCACCAGCATCACCGAGAACGGGATCGACCAGCTCTCGTAAAGGGCTGCCAGGCACAGGAACACGACCATGATCGAGATGGCGTAGAGCATCGGCGCCTGGGCGCCGGCTGCCCGTTCCTGATCGGAGATGCCGGTCCACTCGTAGCCGAAGCCCGGCGGGAGCTGCGCCATGATCTCCTCGACCGCGTCCATGGCGGCGCCCGAGCTCAGGCCGGGAGCAGGCTGCCCCAGGATCTCCACCGAGGGCAGGCCATTGTAGCGCTCCAGCCTGGGCGAGCCGTAGGTCCACCCTGCCGTGGCGAAGGCCGAGAACGGCACCATCTCGCCCTTGGCGTTGCGGACGTACCACTGGTTCAGGTCCTCAGGGACCATCCGGTAGGGCGCATCCGCCTGGACATAGACCTTCTTGATCCGGCCGCGGTCCAGGAAGTCGTTGACATAGGTCCCGCCCCAGGCGGCCGAGAGCGCGTCGTTCACGTCCTCGATCGACAGGCTGAGCGCGCCCACCTTGTGGTGGTCGATCTCCACCCGGTACTCCGGCTGGTCCTGCATGCCGTTCGGACGCACCCCGACCAGGGCCGGGTTCTGCGCGGCCATGCCCAGGAACTGGTCCCGCGCTGCCATCAGGGCGTCATGACCCAGCCCCGCCCGGTCCTGCAGCTGCACGTCGAAGCCGGTGGCGTTGCCCAGTTCCAGGACGGCCGGCGGCGCGAACGCGAACACCATGGCGTCGCGGATCTGCGAGAACGCGCCCATCGCCCGGCCGGCGATGGCGGCCACGTTCTGCGCCGGGTCCTGGCGCTCGTCCCAGTCCTTCAGCAGCACGAAGCCGATGCCGGCGTTCTGGCCGGAGCCGGCGAAGCTGAAGCCCGCCACGGTGAAGATCGAAGCGACCGAATCGGCCTCGTTCTCGAGGAAGTGGCGCTCGACCGTCTTCAGCACCTCCAGCGTGCGCTCCTGGGTGGCGCCCACCGGAAGCTGAGCCTGGACGAACATGATGCCCTGGTCCTCGTCGGGGAGGAATGCCGTGGGCAGGCGCACGAACATGTAGCCGACGCCGGCGGCCAGGATCAGGTAGACGATCAGGAAGCGTCCCGCCCGCCGCGCCATGTAGCCGACCAGGCCGACATAGCCGTTGGTGGTCTTGCCGAAGCCACGGTTGAACCAGGCGAACGGGCCACGCCTGGGGGGTGCCGAGGGCTTGAGCAGGGTTGCGCACAGGGCCGGTGTGAGGATCAGCGCGGTCAGCACCGAGAGCGCCATCGCCGAGACGATGGTGATCGAGAACTGGCGGTAGATGACGCCGGTCGACCCGCCGAAGAACGCCATCGGGACGAACACCGCCGAGAGCACCAGGCCGATGCCGATCAGGGCGCCGGTGATCTGGTCCATCGACTTGCGGGTCGCTTCCTTGGCCGGAAGCTTCTCGTCGTGCATTACCCGCTCGACGTTCTCCACCACCACAATGGCGTCGTCGACCAGCAGGCCGATCGCCAGCACCATGGCGAACATGGTGAGCACGTTGATCGAGAAGCCCGCGAACTCGAGGATCGCGAAGGTGCCCAGCAGCACCACCGGCACCGCGATCGTGGGGATCAGCGTCGCACGGAAGTTCTGCAGGAACAGGTACATCACGAGGAAGACCAGGACGACCGCCTCGATCAGCGTGTGCACCACGCTCTCGATCGACACCTTCACGAACGGCGTGGTGTCGTAGGGGATGATCACCTCCATCCCCTCCGGGATGAAGGCCTTGAGCGCCTCCATCTCGGCCCGGACCGCTTCGGCGGTGGCCAGCGCGTTGGCGCCAGACGCCAGCTGGATCGCCAGGCCGGTTGACGGACGACCGTTATAGTTGGCCGTGGTGGTGTAGGATTCGGCGCCGATCTCGACGTCCGCGACATCGCCTAGCCGGATCGACGAGCCGTCTTCGGCGGTGCGCAGGAAGATCTGCCGGAACTCCTCGGGCGTCTGCAGCAGGGACTGGGCGGTGATGGTCGCGTTGAGCTGCTGGCCCTCGGTGGCAGGCAGGCCACCCAGCTGGCCAGCGGCGACCTGGGCATTCTGGGCGCGGATCGCCGCGACGACATCCGCCGGGGTCAGGCCGAAATTCACCAGCTCGCGCGGGTCCAGCCAGACGCGCAGCGCATACTGCGCGCCGAACAGCTGCACCTCGCCCACACCTTCCACCCGGGAGATCGGGTCCTGGATGTTGGAGGCCATGTAGTCGGCGAGGTCGGTCTGGTTGAAGCCGGAGCCTTCGGCGGCGACCAGCCCCACCACCATCAGGAAGCTGCTGGAGGCCTTCGCCACCTGGACGCCCTGACGCTGCACCTCCTCCGGCAGGAGCGGGGTTGCCAGCGACAGCTTGTTCTGAACCTGGACCTGCGCGATGTCCGGGTCGGTGCCCGGCTCGAAGGTCAGGGTGATCTCGACCTGGCCGGACGAACTGCTGTTCGCCGACATGTAGCGCAGGCCGTCGATGCCCTTCATGCGCTGTTCGATCACCTGCGTGACCGAGTCCTCGACCACCTTGGCCGAGGCGCCCGGATAGTTCGCGGTGATGGACACCGACGGGGGAGCGATCGTGGGATACTGGGCGACCGGCAGCGTCCAGATGGCGAGCGCGCCCGCCATCATCACCACGATGGCGAGCACCCAGGCGAAGATCGGCCGGTCGATGAAGAAACGGGCCACGCGACTATCTCCGGATCGGCGCGCTGGCGGCCGAGGCGTCCGCCACCGACTTCGGCTCGGCGTCGATCACCTGGACCACGGCGCCGGGCCGCACCTTCTGGACGCCTTCCACGATCACCCGCTCCCCTGCGCGGACGCCGTCGGAGACCAGCCACTGGTCGCCCACGGTGCGGTCGGTGGTCAAGATCCGCTGCTCCACCGTGTTGTCGGGCAGGACCACCAGGGTGGTGGCACGGCCCTTGGGGTCGCGGCTCACCGCGCGCTGGGGAACCAGGATGCCCTGGGGATCCACGCCGGCCTTGATCTCGGCGCGCACGAACATGCCCGGCAGCAGGATGGCATCCGGGTTGGGGAACAGGGCGCGCAGCGTGACCGCCCCGGTGCTCTCGCTCACCTGGACATCGGCGAACTCCAGCTTGCCGGGATGCGCATAGGTGGTGCCATCCTCCAGGGTCAGCTCCACCTCGGCGCTGTCCGGGTCGATCCGCTCGTAGCGGCCATCGGCCACGGCCCGGCGAAGTTCCAGGAGCTCCGCGCTGGACTGGGTCACGTCGACATAGATCGGATCGAGCTGGTGGATGGTGGTGAGCGTCTCCGGCTGGTTCGCGGTGACCAGGGCGCCGGCAGTGAATGCCGAGCTGCCGATGCGGCCGCTGATCGGCGCAGTAACGGTCGTGTAGTCGAGATTGATCTTGGCCGAGGCCAGGGCCGCCTTGCGCGCCTGGATGGCGGCATTCGCCTCGCCGAGCGCCGCCACAGCGTCGTCATAGGAAGCGCGGCTGACGGCGTTGGTCCGCACCAGCTCCTCGTTGCGGTTGGCACGATTGCTCGCGGAGACCTGGGCGGCTTCCGCCTGGGCAAGCTCGGCCTTGGCGGTCTCGTAGGCCGCCTGATAGACGGCGGGATCGATCTGGTAGAGCGGATCACCCTTCTGG
Proteins encoded in this region:
- a CDS encoding BKACE family enzyme, with translation MRAPVAIAVAPNGARLTKADHPALPITPAELASTASACLEAGACMIHLHARDAQDRHSLDPDLVREGMAAVRAAVGQRLVIQVTTEAVGLYQPDAQMALVRAVRPEAASVALRELAPDAASEKQAAEFYGWCRQEGIWLQHILYDATDVARFRDLVARGVVPVERPSVLYVLGRYSPGQRSEPLDLLPFLQAGDPAWHWMMCAFGAQERDCAATAALLGGHVRIGFENNRLAADGSPASDNAAQIRAAAAAFQALGRRPATADELRESIARS
- a CDS encoding 3-hydroxyacyl-CoA dehydrogenase NAD-binding domain-containing protein, which produces MAQSSIRQVAVIGFGTVGVGWTALFLANGSDVTVHDPAVDDLATLEAALAPSLASLRELGRTGHGRLCLAASPEKAVASADFVQENAPEKQAFKADLLRRLDEATPAGAIIASSTSSLLWSELTGTCRDPERVIVAHPFNPPHLVPLVELFGSDPAVLDRAEAFYAGLGMRPVRLKKEMRGHIANRLSSALYQEAVHLVEQGVASVAEIDAALRDGPGLRWATMGAHLTYHLGGGKGGIRHYLDHLGPSQERRWQDLGRPSLTDKLKADLVAGVEAEAAGRSIEELEALRDATLVALLHARRRTER
- a CDS encoding efflux RND transporter permease subunit, coding for MARFFIDRPIFAWVLAIVVMMAGALAIWTLPVAQYPTIAPPSVSITANYPGASAKVVEDSVTQVIEQRMKGIDGLRYMSANSSSSGQVEITLTFEPGTDPDIAQVQVQNKLSLATPLLPEEVQRQGVQVAKASSSFLMVVGLVAAEGSGFNQTDLADYMASNIQDPISRVEGVGEVQLFGAQYALRVWLDPRELVNFGLTPADVVAAIRAQNAQVAAGQLGGLPATEGQQLNATITAQSLLQTPEEFRQIFLRTAEDGSSIRLGDVADVEIGAESYTTTANYNGRPSTGLAIQLASGANALATAEAVRAEMEALKAFIPEGMEVIIPYDTTPFVKVSIESVVHTLIEAVVLVFLVMYLFLQNFRATLIPTIAVPVVLLGTFAILEFAGFSINVLTMFAMVLAIGLLVDDAIVVVENVERVMHDEKLPAKEATRKSMDQITGALIGIGLVLSAVFVPMAFFGGSTGVIYRQFSITIVSAMALSVLTALILTPALCATLLKPSAPPRRGPFAWFNRGFGKTTNGYVGLVGYMARRAGRFLIVYLILAAGVGYMFVRLPTAFLPDEDQGIMFVQAQLPVGATQERTLEVLKTVERHFLENEADSVASIFTVAGFSFAGSGQNAGIGFVLLKDWDERQDPAQNVAAIAGRAMGAFSQIRDAMVFAFAPPAVLELGNATGFDVQLQDRAGLGHDALMAARDQFLGMAAQNPALVGVRPNGMQDQPEYRVEIDHHKVGALSLSIEDVNDALSAAWGGTYVNDFLDRGRIKKVYVQADAPYRMVPEDLNQWYVRNAKGEMVPFSAFATAGWTYGSPRLERYNGLPSVEILGQPAPGLSSGAAMDAVEEIMAQLPPGFGYEWTGISDQERAAGAQAPMLYAISIMVVFLCLAALYESWSIPFSVMLVVPLGVLGALAAALSTGLSNDVFFQVGLLTTIGLAAKNAILIVEFAKDLNEAGKGLMEATLEAARLRLRPIIMTSLAFGLGVTPLAISTGAGSGGQNAIGIGVLGGVIAATFLGILFVPLFFVAVRKTFSRKRAAPPVTAAEVPAE
- a CDS encoding efflux RND transporter periplasmic adaptor subunit, producing MLAGALFVAGCAEESGSDGGQAQQAPPPAEVAVVTLEPQPVEIATTLPGRASPYQIAEVRPQVNGILQERLFREGADVQKGDPLYQIDPAVYQAAYETAKAELAQAEAAQVSASNRANRNEELVRTNAVSRASYDDAVAALGEANAAIQARKAALASAKINLDYTTVTAPISGRIGSSAFTAGALVTANQPETLTTIHQLDPIYVDVTQSSAELLELRRAVADGRYERIDPDSAEVELTLEDGTTYAHPGKLEFADVQVSESTGAVTLRALFPNPDAILLPGMFVRAEIKAGVDPQGILVPQRAVSRDPKGRATTLVVLPDNTVEQRILTTDRTVGDQWLVSDGVRAGERVIVEGVQKVRPGAVVQVIDAEPKSVADASAASAPIRR